The proteins below are encoded in one region of Oncorhynchus gorbuscha isolate QuinsamMale2020 ecotype Even-year linkage group LG01, OgorEven_v1.0, whole genome shotgun sequence:
- the LOC124039528 gene encoding small acidic protein-like isoform X1: protein MSSPGNRHGTKRPGSPSEDGPTPWEAADLGDSERKQKFLRLMGAGKKEHTGRLVIGDHKSTSHVRSGAEDKRMNSELELQYQQGLDGKLSGRNRRHVGLGFSEPDPAPPSPPAESQSKAEQPASPKAPDSPSENQESPEKSPSQSPNGRTEPSAKDKHKMAFVKSS, encoded by the exons ATGAGTTCTCCAGGGAATCGACACGGGACAAAAAGACCTGGCTCTCCAAGTGAA GATGGACCTACACCATGGGAAGCTGCAGATCTGGGGGATAGTGAGAGAAAGCAGAAGTTTTTGCGGTTGATGGGTGCAGGGAAG AAAGAGCACACTGGGCGCCTAGTCATTGGAGATCACAAGTCAACATCCCATGTCCGCAGTG GGGCGGAGGACAAGAGGATGAACTCTGAGCTGGAGCTGCAGTACCAGCAAGGGCTGGACGGGAAGCTGTCAGGCAGAAACAGGAGACACGTTGGCCTGGGCTTCAGTGAG CCTGACCCAGCCCCACCTTCCCCACCTGCAGAAAGCCAAAGCAAAGCAGAGCAACCAGCCAGTCCCAAAGCCCCAGACAGCCCTTCGGAAAACCAGGAGTCACCGGAGAAATCCCCTTCACAGAGCCCAAACGGCAGGACAGAGCCCAGCGCAAAAGACAAACACAAAATGGCCTTTGTGAAGTCATCGTAA
- the LOC124039528 gene encoding small acidic protein-like isoform X2, translated as MMTEDGPTPWEAADLGDSERKQKFLRLMGAGKKEHTGRLVIGDHKSTSHVRSGAEDKRMNSELELQYQQGLDGKLSGRNRRHVGLGFSEPDPAPPSPPAESQSKAEQPASPKAPDSPSENQESPEKSPSQSPNGRTEPSAKDKHKMAFVKSS; from the exons GATGGACCTACACCATGGGAAGCTGCAGATCTGGGGGATAGTGAGAGAAAGCAGAAGTTTTTGCGGTTGATGGGTGCAGGGAAG AAAGAGCACACTGGGCGCCTAGTCATTGGAGATCACAAGTCAACATCCCATGTCCGCAGTG GGGCGGAGGACAAGAGGATGAACTCTGAGCTGGAGCTGCAGTACCAGCAAGGGCTGGACGGGAAGCTGTCAGGCAGAAACAGGAGACACGTTGGCCTGGGCTTCAGTGAG CCTGACCCAGCCCCACCTTCCCCACCTGCAGAAAGCCAAAGCAAAGCAGAGCAACCAGCCAGTCCCAAAGCCCCAGACAGCCCTTCGGAAAACCAGGAGTCACCGGAGAAATCCCCTTCACAGAGCCCAAACGGCAGGACAGAGCCCAGCGCAAAAGACAAACACAAAATGGCCTTTGTGAAGTCATCGTAA